Genomic DNA from Pirellulales bacterium:
CCCCCACTGTGTTGCGCGCCGAAGCGCTGGAATATCCGGTCGCCGCCGGCGCGCCCGGCGCCACGCTGCTCGGTTCTCGGGCGCGCGTCATGCCAGAAAAAGCGGTCCTTGCCGGAAGCTCGGCCGCCCGCGAATGGGATTCCAACGGCACCAACTTTGGCTACAACCCGAAGCGCGGCTACACCCGCGGCGAATTTGGCCACAACGATTTTTATCCCGTCGCCGTCGCGGCGGCGCAGCTTGCCCGGCTCAACGGCCGGCAAACCCTCAAGGCGATGATCGCCATCGATGAGATTCGCGGCCGCCTGGCCGAAGTCTTCGCCCTCAAGAACTACAAAATCGACCATGTGGTCCACGGCGCCATCGCCTCCGCCGCCGTTTATGGCGCCGCGCTCGGCGCCACCGTCGATCAGATCGAGTCCGCCATCGGCCAGGTCGTGGCGCACTACATACCGTTCCGCGCGATCCGTGCCGGCAAACAACTCTCCGACTCTAAAGGCGCCTCGGCCGCCGTCAGCACTGAGGTCGCCATCCTCGCCATGCGCCGCGCCATGCGCGGCTTTGTCGGTCCGGCCGATATCTTCCGCAACCCCGAGGCCATCTTCTGCCTCTTTGAAAAACCGGCGGAAAAAAACACCAGTCCTTTCGACCTCACGCTCGGCCTCGCCGGCGACGATTTCGCCGTGATGGGCATGCACTTCAAGCTTGGCCTCTACGAGCATCAATCCGCCGGCGCCATTCAAGGCGTGATGGACCTCTTGGCCAAACACCCCAAAATCCTGGACAACAAAGATCAACTGCGCGCCGTCCGCATCACCATCTACGAGCCCGCTTTTGGCATCATTGGCGATCCCGCCAAGCGCGACCCGCGCACCCGCCAAAGCGCCGATCACTCGATGGTCTACATCATCGCCACTTTGCTGCGCAAGGCATATCAAAAGCGCACTAGCGGCTGGCGCGAACTGATGCTCGTCCCCGCCGATTACGACGATGCCGCGCTCTTCGATCCGCTGACGCGCGAGATCATGCAAAAGATCGACTTCCGCCACGGCGGCAAGGAGTACGACGACCGTTACCCCGATGGCATCCCCACCACGCTCGACATCGATCACGCCGAAATCGGTCAGGTCACCAGCGGTCTGGTCATGTATCCCACAGGGCACGCCCGCAACAACAGTGGCCAACTCGACGCGCTCTTGGAACACAAATTCCGCCTGCTCGCCGGCCTGGGGGTCGACGACGTCGATGCCCTCTACCGCCGCTTCACCGGCTTGATCGACAAATCGCCCGCCGAAATCGACAGCCTCTACGACTTCCCAATCCGCGGCTGCTGAATCAACCCGCCAATTAGGTAATACTCCGCGTATGCCCCGGTTTGGCCTGCTCAACATCAACAAACCGCCGGGGCTCACCTCGCGCGACGTGGTGAACCGCGTTGAGCGACTGATCCGGCCAGACAAGGCCGGACACGCCGGCACGCTCGACCCGCTCGCCACCGGCGTCTTGATCGTCTGCGTCGGTCAGGCCACTCGGCTCATCGAATACGTGCAGCGCATGCCCAAGCGGTATCGCGCCACCTTCCTTTTGGGCCGATCCAGTCCCAGCGACGACGTGGAAACCCAAGTCTCCCCGCTCGACGATGCGCCTCGCCCCTCGCGCGAGCAGATCGCAGCCGCTCTGCCGCGCTTCGTTGGCCCAATCATGCAGCGTCCCCCCGCCTACTCCGCCGTGCATGTCGCTGGCCAGCGCGCCTACGCGCTCGCTCGCCAGGGGAAAAGCGTCGATCTGCCGCCACGCGAGGTCGCGATTCACGAATTGCGCATCGAGCGCTACGAGTGTCCAGAACTGGTGCTCGAAATCGAATGCGGTTCAGGGACCTATGTTCGCTCGCTCGGCCGCGATCTGGCCGAATCGCTTGGCACGGCGGCTGTCATGTCCGCGCTGGTGCGCACTGCGATCGGCGATTTTCATGTCGATGCCGCCAGCGAACTCGATTCGTTGACCGCCGACAACCTGCCTGCCGTGCTCGCGCCGGCTCGGCAAGCGGTCGCGATGCTATCCACCATCAAACTTGCCGCCGACGAAGTCGGGCGTATCGTGCGCGGCCAGACGATCCGCCGACCGGTCGCTTCGGCCGACAGCCAGTGGGCCGCGCTCGCGCCCGGCGGCGAACTGTTGGCCATCCTGCGCCGCCGCGAAGATGGCTCGCTCGGACCCGCGCGCGTGTTTCCCTCTGCGCTCGAGTTGACTCCGCAGCCTCCGCCTCACGCGATATAATCCACTCTTTCCACTTTGACCGCGAGCGAAACCATGTGTGGGCGATATACGCTGCGTACGCCGCTGCGCCGCGTTTCCGAACTGCTGAACCTGCCGCTGCCGTTCGATCTTTCGCCACGCTACAACATCGCCCCCACGCAAATGGCTCCCCTCGCGCGCGTCGCCGAAGATGGCCAGCGCGAAGCAGTCCTCGCCTCGTGGGGGCTCATTCCCTCCTGGGCCCGAGATCCCGGCATCGCCAGCACGCTCATCAATTGCCGCAGCGAGACCGCGGCTTCCAAGCCCGCCTTTCGCGCGGCCATGCGCCAGCGCCGCTGCCTGATTCCTGCCGACGGCTTTTACGAGTGGCAACGAGTCGGTCGCCGCAAGCAACCGTATCTCATCGAGATCGGCGCCGCCGAGCCGTTTGCCTATGCCGGCCTCTGTGAGCGCTGGCAATCCCCCACCGGTCCCTTCGACACCTTCACCATTCTCACCACCAGCGCCAATCAGCGCTTGGCGCCGCTGCACGAGCGTATGCCGGTGATCCTCGACCCGATCCACTTCGACGAGTGGCTCGACCACCGCCGCGCTCCCGACCGCGTGCAGTACTTGCTCGCGCCCTATCCCGACGAGGCGTTTCGCCTCACTCCGGTCGGCACGGCGGTCAACAGCGCCCGGCACGACGCCCCCGATTGCGTTGCTCCGCTGGCTCAGGAAGAATTGCCCGAGCCGCCGCTCCAGCAAAAGAGTCTCCTGGATTGACCTGTGCGCCGCGTCAGCATCTCGTCGACCCTGTCGCTCTCCGCCGACGAGGCGTTTCGTCTCGCCCTGCGCTACGACACCTTCCTCTTTGTGACCCGTGGCGCGATGCGCGTCGTCCCGCTGGCCGCCGCTGGCAACGCCGTATCGCTCGCGCCAAAAGAGTGGCGCCCCGGCGACCATCTGACCCTATCGATTCGCCTGCTGCATCTGCCGGTCGCATATCAGCATGAACTAGCGGTCGAACGCGTTGATCCGGTCGCGCGAGAGATCAGCACCCGCGAGCACGGCGGGCTGATGAAGGCCTGGAACCACACGCTCCGCTTCGAGGCCGCCGGCGCCCACCATTGTCGCTACACCGACGAGGTCGATATCGACGCCGGCTGGCTGACGCTCCCCGTCTGCCGCTTCGCCCGGCTCTTTTTTCGCTACCGCCAATGGCGCTGGCGGCGGCTCATTGCCGAGAGTCGCCGATAAAATCACTCGTCCGACTGACTTGCGGCCTCGCTCGACTTTTTCTTCTTGCTCGGCTTCTTGGCCGCTTTCTTCGCGGGCGCCTTCTTCGGCGCCGCCGACTTCGCTTTAGCTGCTTTGCGCCGCCCCTTCTTCGGCGGTCCCGCCGCCGCCCGCGCGGCCAGCAGCATCAGCGCCTGTTCCAGTGTCACTTCCTCCACCGACACATCCTTCGGCAGCGAAGCGTTCGACTGGCCATCCGCGGCGTACGGTCCATAGCGGCCGGTGAAGATTTGCACCGGGCCCTTCGTCACGGGCGATTCCCCTAGCACTCGCAACGGCTCGCGCGGCGCCCCGAACCCACGTCGCGCCGCCTTCGGTTGCGACAACAAATGCAGCGCCTGCTCCAACGTCACGTCCAAAGGCGACAGGTCAGCCGGCAGCGAGCGCGTCTCCACGCCGCACTTGATGTACGGCCCAAAGCGACCGTTGTGCGCCACCACCTTCTCGCTTTCGGCGTTCACCCCCAACTCGCGCGGCAACGACAGGAGTTTTAGCGCCAGCTCCAGGTTCACGTCCTCGGGCTTCATCCCCTTCAGCAGCGACGCGTTTTGCGGCTTCTCCAGATCTTCCGCCGCTCCCATCTGCACGTAGGGCCCAAAGCGGCCCACTTTCAGATACACCGGGCGCCCCGTCGTCGGGCAGTGCCCCAGCGGCTCCTCGGCCTGCGTCGCGCGGTCGAGCAAGTCGAGCGCTTTATCCAGCTTCATCTCGTCGGGCGGCAGATCGTCCGGAATGCTTGCGCGGCGGTCCCCCTGTTCCAAAAACGGGCCGTAGCGGCCCACCCGCACAAAGATTGGCTCGCGATGCTCTCCTTCGCTCGGCGTGCCGATCGGAATGCGGCTTACGTGCCGCACGTCGATTTCGTCGACCTTGTTCGCCAACTCCTGCTTGAGCCCTGGCTGCTCCTTGCCAAAGTAGAACTTGGTCAAATACGAAATGCTCTCCGCCTCGCCGCGGCTGATCGCGTCGAGATCATCTTCCATCTGCGCGGTGAACTGATAGTCCACCAACCGCGGCAAGTGCCCTTCCAGCAGGTTGCACACGGCGAAGCCCACCCAGGTCGGCACCAGCGCGTTGCCGCGCTTGAACACATAGTCGCGCGCCTGAATCGTGTCGATGATCGTGGCGTAGGTGCTCGGCCGACCAATGCCCAATTCTTCCAGCGAACGCGTCAGCGTCGCTTCCGTGAATCGCGCCGGTGGCTGGGTCGTGTGCGACTTGGGGTCCATCTGCCGGCAATCCAGCCGCTCTCCTGCCTGCACGTCGGGCAGCACCGCGTCGCGCTCCGCCAATTCCGCTTGCGGATCATCCGAGCCCTCGACATACGCCCGCAAATAGCCGGGGAAGTCGATCACCGAGCCGCCGACCTGAAACGTCGCCCCGCCGCCGACAATCGCCAGCGTCACGCGCCGGCCGCGGGCGTCGGCCATTTGGCTCGCCACCGTGCGCTTCCAAATCAGATCATAAAGCTTGAATTCGTCGTCGCTAAGCTGCGATCGCAAATCCTCTGGAAACGCGAACGGGTGT
This window encodes:
- a CDS encoding MmgE/PrpD family protein → PTVLRAEALEYPVAAGAPGATLLGSRARVMPEKAVLAGSSAAREWDSNGTNFGYNPKRGYTRGEFGHNDFYPVAVAAAQLARLNGRQTLKAMIAIDEIRGRLAEVFALKNYKIDHVVHGAIASAAVYGAALGATVDQIESAIGQVVAHYIPFRAIRAGKQLSDSKGASAAVSTEVAILAMRRAMRGFVGPADIFRNPEAIFCLFEKPAEKNTSPFDLTLGLAGDDFAVMGMHFKLGLYEHQSAGAIQGVMDLLAKHPKILDNKDQLRAVRITIYEPAFGIIGDPAKRDPRTRQSADHSMVYIIATLLRKAYQKRTSGWRELMLVPADYDDAALFDPLTREIMQKIDFRHGGKEYDDRYPDGIPTTLDIDHAEIGQVTSGLVMYPTGHARNNSGQLDALLEHKFRLLAGLGVDDVDALYRRFTGLIDKSPAEIDSLYDFPIRGC
- the truB gene encoding tRNA pseudouridine(55) synthase TruB; protein product: MPRFGLLNINKPPGLTSRDVVNRVERLIRPDKAGHAGTLDPLATGVLIVCVGQATRLIEYVQRMPKRYRATFLLGRSSPSDDVETQVSPLDDAPRPSREQIAAALPRFVGPIMQRPPAYSAVHVAGQRAYALARQGKSVDLPPREVAIHELRIERYECPELVLEIECGSGTYVRSLGRDLAESLGTAAVMSALVRTAIGDFHVDAASELDSLTADNLPAVLAPARQAVAMLSTIKLAADEVGRIVRGQTIRRPVASADSQWAALAPGGELLAILRRREDGSLGPARVFPSALELTPQPPPHAI
- a CDS encoding SOS response-associated peptidase — protein: MCGRYTLRTPLRRVSELLNLPLPFDLSPRYNIAPTQMAPLARVAEDGQREAVLASWGLIPSWARDPGIASTLINCRSETAASKPAFRAAMRQRRCLIPADGFYEWQRVGRRKQPYLIEIGAAEPFAYAGLCERWQSPTGPFDTFTILTTSANQRLAPLHERMPVILDPIHFDEWLDHRRAPDRVQYLLAPYPDEAFRLTPVGTAVNSARHDAPDCVAPLAQEELPEPPLQQKSLLD
- the topA gene encoding type I DNA topoisomerase, producing MAKKTTSSNGRALVIVESPAKARTISGFLGRNYLVEASIGHVRDLPENAKQIPTQYKKEAWSRLGVNVDENFEPLYIVPPGKTEQVKKLKGLVKEASELYLATDEDREGEAISWHLREILKPKIPVRRLVFHEITKEAIQEAIENPRDIDDALVRAQETRRIVDRLYGYEVSPLLWRKVGPGLSAGRVQSVAVRLIVGRERERMRFVAATYWDLLGTFAKRGGEGFETKLVDYQGRRVPTAKDFDAATGKCVDEACLLLDEAQAAALAGQLRAAEFQVESLEEKPYTSKPYAPFTTSSLQQEANRKLRFTARRTMQIAQSLYETGHITYMRTDSTNLASVAVEAARDLVRSQYGSDYLPNQPRVYQTKVRNAQEAHEAIRPAGHPFAFPEDLRSQLSDDEFKLYDLIWKRTVASQMADARGRRVTLAIVGGGATFQVGGSVIDFPGYLRAYVEGSDDPQAELAERDAVLPDVQAGERLDCRQMDPKSHTTQPPARFTEATLTRSLEELGIGRPSTYATIIDTIQARDYVFKRGNALVPTWVGFAVCNLLEGHLPRLVDYQFTAQMEDDLDAISRGEAESISYLTKFYFGKEQPGLKQELANKVDEIDVRHVSRIPIGTPSEGEHREPIFVRVGRYGPFLEQGDRRASIPDDLPPDEMKLDKALDLLDRATQAEEPLGHCPTTGRPVYLKVGRFGPYVQMGAAEDLEKPQNASLLKGMKPEDVNLELALKLLSLPRELGVNAESEKVVAHNGRFGPYIKCGVETRSLPADLSPLDVTLEQALHLLSQPKAARRGFGAPREPLRVLGESPVTKGPVQIFTGRYGPYAADGQSNASLPKDVSVEEVTLEQALMLLAARAAAGPPKKGRRKAAKAKSAAPKKAPAKKAAKKPSKKKKSSEAASQSDE